The DNA sequence aaaatttgcctttgaacgatattcttaaatacctgtgtcctggtcgtcatttatattccctgtgtcccggtcgtcatttgtgtcccggtatcccagtctgtaatttctctttgagtgtcccggtcgttatttatattccctctgtcccggtctgcaatttctctttgagtgttttttctttttagtattttttagttttttacattttttcttttttcagttttctttttcttctttatttttcagcgtgtcctggtcgtcatttatattccctgtgtcccggtcgtcatgttttttacattttttcttttttcagttttctttttcttctttatttttcagcttcactatgaaatacatatcgccgaacctttgttttttttaactaaaatctggtaggcattgatgaccttatccaagtcaaaatcccaaacccaatcatcatcgctatcattttcagttttgatatgttttgactctcgctgtccaggtggatcttcatctaactgcgcggttttgcgttctttagcctcaagcctgtttccttgctgttcttttgattcctcggcacgctttcttttctgactttctctatcagcagcaagttttttggcatagactctttgagcatcttcatcggcttttacattaataaacattatattatgtttatatattatataaacattatatatatattaaacattaatagatttctacgtgaacatatatgtcttaaatatctttaatgacgtcaccgtcatagcaaaaatgacgacaactaacttcatgacgtcagccgacacagaaacatgacgtcacctgatccacagacagacagacagacaacttatttttatatatatagaagattatatatatattagaaatttagaaaaaaaaacaagagttcaatttttaataaaaaggaggTCTTAATGTGCATTTATGCAGTGGTAGTCGTGagtgctaaataaaaaaaaaacgtgggttttctttttaaattaaaaaaagaaaaatcagcagaaaatatttatatcgAAAAATATTTCCGTATGGAGTAAAGATCATGGCACTAGACTTCAGAATCACTGCCGGCGGTGATGATCTCTGTTTCAcgggcccttcagccaggaggtTGGTTGGATGTTGGGGCTAGCTATATGCcgataaatttagaaaaaaacaagagttgaatttttaatgaaaagaaagtCTCAATGTGCATTTATACAGTGGTAGTCGTGGgtgctaaattaaaaataagaaacgtGGGTGAAATATCAGCAGACAGTAAGCTAAAAACACAAAGCACCAAATTGTTTAAGAAAATATATCTTTCTTATGAAGGTTTGGTTATTTTTGGGACTCAAgagattgtttatatttaaatttttgggaggaaaagtgttttcaaatttAGCTAACTAGTTTTGCCGGTAGAAAATCGCACTGCCTTCCCAGTATGAAGAGACTTTGGATGGGTTTGGGCTTGGGGGATGCTTTCCATGCTTTGGTGAGCCTTTTTTCGTCAAAGCCCGTCCGATcttgaagatttatttttactttagctTGTAAcaactaattttaaattatacctCCGTAATCCGACTCGTTTAAGTGTGCTTCTAATTTTTGGGATTTGGGAAGCtatatcagaaaaatatttatgccCAAAATGGTGAGAAAGTCGTCAATATTAcgtctattaaaccaaatctttttaaattagtgtgtccttttaatttaattaaacgaTATTTATGCTGCTATGGTAAGATATAGATAGGGTTACTAGCACCCAGCCCCCGCCTCCCTATAAGTACTACCACAATATAAGTAAACAGAAAAAATCTTATAAGAGATACCTCAGTTTGGTGCCCCCTCAGAAGCTGTGCCAGAGACAGACGTCCTTCTTGCCCCCTAGCTACGCCACTGCTCCTGTGTAAAGGATATACTCAACCCAGCTAAAGACATTATTATCCATTTTCCTTAGGGTATATGGTTAGCCTTAGGTGGTATTTAATAGGCGCgctaatttgatttaatttaataataaataattgaacGTCTTGTTAGTATTTTTGGATATCTCTATCGTTTTTGGTATAATAAAGAAGAACTAAGACTTAAATAATAAACATTCACCAGGGAAGCACgcatcaattaatttttggagggggggggatttagcTTAATAacagataaaataaaacattctgTAAAAATTCCACATTAATCTTGAACTTTGCATTCCTAAATTAGAATTAATGTATTGGGCTTCTTTTAGGATTGTtactagaataaaaataaaaatatcagaaatatcTAGGTTTTCGGGGACCTAAGCCTGAAGTTCCCTTACGTGCATACGTACGTGCACGTCTTTAGTTACATATACAAATTTTACCATCAcgatattttaccaaaatttccaAAGATTTTACGGAATTTTCCTTGGTGTTACCATGACTTATATAGCAGTTTTCAGAATATTCTTTAAACGAAATTCCCATAGACTCTCTGCACCCTGACGCGGTAGACATGTTGAGCAATAGTCCagtaaattcttttaagttcttAAGGTTTCTTAAGGCTCTTAAATTCAGATGGGTTTGTCCAAATTGACTGGAGTGGTATCGTGACACAGAAATAACTTTCCATTTCTTTCTTTTGGGGGGACTTAACAATATGATTTCTTACCATTCTCTTACCAACTTCCActtctttcttttcattaattCTTTGTCGACCGGCATTTATCATCCCAcgcaaaataccccccccccccgggaaaTAGCTTCCCACCGAGAAAAAAACCCCGCCAAAAATTCTCCtgcagaaaatacccccgtggaaaatacccctcaaAGAAAATCCACCCCAGATaatatcccccctccccaaagaaaagtaaagagctccattaagccgaAAATTAGTAGAAatgaattcaaataattttcaaaacgtaaaactactacaaatcaccatcaataaataaatcaaacccaaaacgaacagaaattacaataaataaccgagtccaACTCAataagagcaaaaattaacataagtagggCTGACAGCCTCCACGTCCTCTCAAGACTAGatcataatttgcactttactgaaaacaaaacacatttcaAATGTTTCAGCTTTTTGATTTAATAGATAAAGAAGTATTAAGagtttaaggaataaatattagaaTAGATATGTTAAACTGGCAATCGAcggttattattattttttttttgtttttagtaaagtccAAATTCTGGTCTGGAGTCCATCTATAAAGTCCAAGTTCCGGTCTGGAGAAAACATCTCTATACCTGTGAACCATCACAGGTCTATAACCTATACCTGTATCTATATCTTCACCATCTGTGCTGTATTTATACCTGCATCTATACTAGATCTATAGCAGTGAACCAtcacaggtctatacctataccTGTGTCTATACCTATAACATCTATTCTATATCTATACCTGCATCTATACTAGACCTATACCTGCGAACCAtcacaggtctatacctataccTGTACATAGATGGCAACCTATGCCATCTATGCTGTATCTATACTAGATCTATACCTGTGAACCAtcacaggtctatacctataccTGTATCTATACCTATACCATTTATGCTGTATCTATACCTGTATCTATACTAGATCTATACCTGTGAATCATCACAGACCTAAGCCAACGAAATTAAAGCATGTCGTTACCATGACATTACAGccaaatacctctttttttcactttgtctCAGCCCTCTAAGCCCCATTTCATCCGTGACTGTTTCCATTTGATCAGTATCGGAGCCATTTGATCAGTATTGAGAGAAATTGGTAGTGAACATACCCCCCACTTTAAATACTGGTTTCATATTTCCCGGTTAGAGTcactttttttgctcttttcatTGGTTAACGATCACTAtactatttctactatttcgattttaaaactttgtttatCTTAATAAATGAGAGTCAATTGAGTATATTGGAATCAGAATCCTATGACACGGTTACATGGATATATAATGCACGCAAATAAATGGTTCTAAGATAACTTCCAAATATAAGGACTATAATTAAGGACTACATAATTAGCAGCCACTATGTTCTGGAGAATACATAATTAGCAGCCACTATGTTCTGGAAAATACATAATTAGCAGCCACTATGTTCTGGAGAATACATAATTAGCAGCCACTATGTTCTGGAGAATACATGATTTGGGGATTGAGAGGGGAAGTAGAGTATAAATTTTGATAATGTTTTTCTTATCAATAGATCCGTGgctaagactttttttttgttttccagatACTTGAAATTGTAAGTAAaactatacaaaataaaactgttcCCAACAAAAGGGGGGGCTATGTTTATGTAAATACagatactactgctactaactcactgcagcaccaagccacctgaggccaacacagctattcacgctcctcctccaacctaatctatttaaagcctccctctttacaccctcccaggaagttcccatttcctttaaatctttatttatgacatcctcccaacccagacaaggacatGTGTCCTTGTCTACACCTCCCAACCCGGTGATACAtgtgtaaataattttttctttaccgtgaaaatatagttttttttttttaatgttcaatttgtttatttgactTCTTTGAATTTAGCTCTGCAATTTCAATGGTACTAATAAGCATGTTCTTAATATCTTATGTAGCAATATTGTTAGTAGTCTTCTTCTCAGTTTACCTAAGCAGGATTATCAACCATCGTTCATCTTTTTCAGGTTTTCATCATTTCAGTCCTTTGCGCTGTTGCATTTAGCCAAGACTACCCAGCAAAACCTGCCTACCCCGCCCAAGGAGGTGGTTACAAACAACCTGCCTATGAACCAGGCATGCCCTATAACTTTAACTATGCAGTACAAGATGATTACAGCTATAACAACTTTGCTCAGCAAGAGAGCAGTGATGGTAAGATCACTTCTGGGCAGTACAAAGTTTTGCTCCCCGATGGTCGCACACAGATTGTGACTTACAAGGCTGATGATTATACTGGCTTTGTTTCAGATGTCCAATACGAAGGGGTTGCCAAATACCCTGAATACAAGCCAAGTGGCTACCAGGCTGGTGCTGCCCCATATCCTGCTAAGCAAAACTACCAACCAAAATACTAATCCTGTGATACTTAGTACTttgatattattatatttttgataattaaatttctaagatttattgATACTTGAAtggaaactttttaaaatagtacaTTAAGGTTCTCATAAgaacttaatagtaaaaattgcGAAAACAATCtatcgaaaattttgaaaaagaagcaatTTGTAATGGGGAGGGAGATCCTCGTAGAATAGTGTCCCCTCAATTTCATCATATGTGCATATTAAGTCTTTTTCACAATTTACTGGGAGATGAAATCAATAGGGAAAAACCTGAAGCATCTCCAACGTGATTCATCATAATACGGGATCGATATTTCCTTAGCAATCAATACTTAGCAATTAATGcaatgctactactattaacaactcactgcaacaccaagccaTCTCAAGCCAACAAAGCTAcacacgcttctcctccatcccaatttattcaaagcctccatCTTTACATCCTCCTAAGAAGTGTCAATTTCCGTTAAATCTTTTCTACGACTTCCTTCAGGACGTAATATAATGCAATAGAATTGTTGTATTGTTGGAAACACTTTTACTATTCAGATCATTCTCAAAGAAAACTGGACTTTTATTAGAGTTGGTGCAATTTAATATGGGAAGATAGGaattaaaaacaacttaaaGCCTACTCAGCTTACAGTGTGGTGTCTGgtgatttcattaaaaaacagaCAATTTATATTTCCAATGCAATGgaattaaagctgaaattttcggCAGGGGATGATTAATCagcactttttattttcaaaaatcgttTAAAGACAAACTTCAGTCTGCATAAAGGAGGCCTAGGTTGGCTTGGGAGGGTTGTGTTGGCTAGTTGACTTTAAGCTGGAAAACTTTAAGATAGAATCgtaattcaactttttttttttacatcaccTTGCATTTTAAAGCATATAAGAGAATTATGCAGCATTTTTGTGTCAAGCAAAGTCAAGAACGCTAGATGGCGTTTCTgattctttttactttcaacaGTAACGCCAGTGACCACTTTAATAAGTCTCCAATACTCTTTGCATCTTTGTGTAAATTCGATATTTCGCTAGTTGATGGAACGtataagcttttcaaagaagGAGCGGTAGGACGGAGCTAAGAATTTTTCTACAGTA is a window from the Artemia franciscana chromosome 17, ASM3288406v1, whole genome shotgun sequence genome containing:
- the LOC136037832 gene encoding cuticle protein 19-like, which produces MISKVFIISVLCAVAFSQDYPAKPAYPAQGGGYKQPAYEPGMPYNFNYAVQDDYSYNNFAQQESSDGKITSGQYKVLLPDGRTQIVTYKADDYTGFVSDVQYEGVAKYPEYKPSGYQAGAAPYPAKQNYQPKY